Proteins from a single region of Pseudomonas ekonensis:
- a CDS encoding GNAT family N-acetyltransferase — MQALMNPKHPGLSVRVADEGFAAYIWGSDFSFEVSAYGAAQIGQPVAAWAVTPIVPYRKCYGIDPEEFSSYRDAADSEIFMAYLGDEPVGHLVVSTNWNGFAHIDELAVHAPARRHGVAKALLDVAQFWSRKKKLPGIMLETQNNNLGACRLYERCGYVIGGIDHLRYRGIDPNTAEVALFWYRLFDNPLEGPVSPPTSPRLVP, encoded by the coding sequence ATGCAAGCGCTTATGAACCCGAAACATCCCGGCCTGTCGGTGCGGGTCGCCGACGAGGGCTTTGCCGCGTACATCTGGGGCAGCGACTTCAGCTTCGAAGTCAGCGCCTACGGCGCCGCCCAGATCGGCCAGCCTGTGGCGGCATGGGCCGTGACGCCCATCGTGCCGTACCGCAAGTGCTACGGCATCGACCCTGAAGAGTTCAGCAGCTACCGCGACGCCGCCGACAGCGAAATCTTCATGGCCTACCTGGGCGACGAGCCGGTCGGCCATCTGGTGGTCAGTACCAACTGGAACGGTTTTGCCCATATCGACGAGCTGGCGGTGCACGCCCCGGCGCGGCGCCACGGGGTGGCCAAGGCATTGCTGGATGTGGCGCAGTTCTGGAGCCGCAAGAAGAAACTGCCGGGCATCATGCTCGAAACCCAGAACAACAACCTCGGCGCCTGCCGGCTGTACGAGCGTTGCGGCTATGTGATCGGCGGCATCGATCACCTGCGCTACCGCGGCATCGATCCGAACACCGCCGAAGTGGCGCTGTTCTGGTATCGGTTGTTCGACAACCCGCTGGAAGGGCCGGTCAGCCCGCCAACATCGCCAAGGCTTGTTCCGTGA